One Eubacteriales bacterium mix99 genomic window carries:
- the fliF gene encoding flagellar basal-body MS-ring/collar protein FliF codes for MGKIVGIWNKLSGAWIKLSKVKKISFIIVLCSLIAAISVYNLSGNKKAEYVPLFTNLDIKDASQMVEKLDERKYTDYKIADNGTALLVPENDVDRLRLDLAIDGALPDSGEGFELFDKSNYAMTDADREILYQRALEGELQRSIQSLEEVDKARIHLALSEESIFMKEQKPATASIILTLKPGRDLVPEQIKGIISLVSGAVKNLPEKNVRVVDSSAHLLSDEVLNEEDTYSSAGSSTRIMDLEKQFENKLEKDLKDLLEQVFGVGKVAVSVKTDLDFDSQDKTRISYDPQEVIRSQEVRINQNGTTTEGQGSSPIDNNTQNYIDENVTEVLDQNGVTSYESTTNNEIGETKTHTTKAPGEVKRITASVVYNGKLNEETQQAMQNIVSAAIGYDERRGDTIQVEGVSFDTSLKDELDQQMQEEEARRQKEAAIKAQRQAASQRKILFVALGVLSVCIIAVLIGLFRSVRKKKRKREPEPESPPMVDAVADEPIPVEDILREEPLINIEPKENKEERSLKEYARKNPDDMADLVRAWILEDEDG; via the coding sequence GTGGGTAAAATCGTCGGAATATGGAATAAGCTATCAGGCGCCTGGATCAAATTGAGCAAGGTGAAGAAGATCAGTTTCATAATCGTGCTGTGTTCCCTTATCGCCGCAATTTCCGTTTACAACCTGAGCGGAAATAAAAAAGCAGAATATGTTCCCCTGTTTACAAACCTGGATATCAAGGATGCCTCCCAGATGGTGGAGAAGCTGGATGAGAGGAAGTACACAGACTACAAAATCGCAGACAACGGCACGGCTCTGCTGGTGCCGGAAAACGATGTGGACCGGCTTCGCCTGGATCTGGCAATTGACGGAGCTTTGCCGGACAGCGGGGAAGGCTTTGAACTGTTTGATAAATCAAATTATGCCATGACAGATGCGGACAGGGAAATCCTGTATCAAAGGGCGCTGGAGGGAGAACTGCAGCGCTCCATTCAATCTCTGGAAGAAGTGGATAAAGCGCGGATTCATCTGGCCTTATCCGAGGAATCCATTTTCATGAAGGAACAGAAACCGGCCACTGCATCCATTATACTGACTTTGAAGCCGGGCAGGGATTTGGTTCCGGAACAAATCAAGGGAATCATATCGCTGGTGTCCGGTGCAGTGAAAAATCTTCCGGAGAAAAATGTCCGGGTGGTGGATTCCAGTGCACATCTGCTCAGTGATGAAGTGTTGAATGAAGAGGATACCTATTCGTCTGCGGGGAGCAGCACGCGGATAATGGATCTGGAAAAACAGTTTGAAAACAAGCTGGAAAAGGATTTAAAGGATTTGCTGGAGCAGGTCTTTGGAGTCGGTAAGGTGGCGGTATCCGTGAAGACCGATCTGGATTTTGATTCCCAGGACAAAACCAGGATTTCCTATGATCCTCAGGAAGTGATCCGCAGTCAGGAGGTTCGGATCAATCAGAACGGAACGACGACAGAAGGACAGGGCAGCAGCCCGATTGACAACAATACCCAAAACTACATTGATGAAAACGTAACAGAGGTTTTGGATCAGAATGGCGTGACCTCCTACGAATCCACAACGAATAATGAAATTGGGGAAACCAAAACCCATACTACAAAGGCTCCCGGCGAAGTCAAGCGGATTACCGCGTCTGTTGTCTACAATGGCAAACTGAATGAGGAAACCCAACAGGCCATGCAGAATATTGTGTCGGCTGCCATCGGATACGATGAACGCCGCGGAGATACGATTCAGGTGGAAGGAGTATCGTTTGATACTTCCCTGAAGGATGAACTGGATCAGCAGATGCAGGAAGAAGAGGCCCGGCGGCAGAAGGAAGCCGCGATAAAAGCCCAAAGGCAGGCAGCTTCCCAAAGAAAGATTCTTTTTGTGGCCCTGGGAGTTCTGTCAGTTTGCATTATCGCTGTCCTGATCGGTTTGTTCCGATCTGTAAGGAAAAAGAAAAGGAAGCGGGAACCAGAGCCCGAATCCCCGCCAATGGTTGATGCAGTGGCAGACGAGCCGATTCCTGTGGAGGACATTCTGCGGGAAGAGCCGCTGATCAACATTGAGCCAAAGGAGAATAAGGAAGAGCGCAGCTTAAAGGAATATGCCCGAAAGAATCCGGATGACATGGCGGATTTGGTCCGGGCATGGATACTGGAGGATGAGGACGGATAG
- the fliG gene encoding flagellar motor switch protein FliG, giving the protein MAKVKKLSGVQKAAILMIALGPDVSSSIIKRLPDQMIQKVTYEIANMTKITSQQRNEVLKEFLDMTVAQDYISEGGLDYARNILTKALGTQKAKEMIDTVSEITQQRRPFAMARKADAQQLFHTISREHPQTIALILCYLQPDKAATILSGLPQELQADVASRIATMNRTSPVIIRQVESVLEKKLSSIIGNDYETVGGVGTLVDILNSSDRGTEKNIINDLEKEKPDLAEKVRSNMFVFEDIITLDSASIQRILREVDSRDLALALKISSEDVANSIYQNLSKRAAQTLREDIEFMGPVRLVEAEEAQQKIVALIRKLDETNEIIIARGGENVVVP; this is encoded by the coding sequence ATGGCAAAGGTAAAAAAGTTGAGCGGAGTTCAGAAAGCTGCGATCCTTATGATAGCCCTTGGGCCGGATGTCTCATCCAGCATCATAAAGAGGCTGCCTGACCAAATGATTCAAAAGGTAACCTACGAGATTGCCAACATGACGAAGATCACTTCGCAGCAAAGAAATGAGGTCCTGAAGGAATTTCTGGATATGACGGTGGCTCAGGACTATATCAGCGAAGGGGGATTGGATTATGCCAGAAATATTCTTACCAAAGCCCTGGGGACCCAGAAAGCGAAGGAAATGATTGATACGGTGTCTGAAATCACGCAGCAGCGCCGTCCCTTTGCCATGGCAAGAAAGGCGGATGCCCAGCAGCTGTTTCATACGATATCCAGGGAGCATCCGCAGACCATAGCATTGATTCTTTGCTATCTTCAGCCAGATAAGGCAGCCACCATTCTGTCCGGTCTGCCCCAGGAGCTGCAGGCTGATGTCGCAAGCCGGATCGCCACCATGAACCGGACGTCTCCGGTAATAATCCGACAGGTGGAATCCGTATTGGAAAAAAAGTTGTCCTCCATTATTGGCAACGATTACGAGACGGTAGGCGGCGTGGGAACTCTGGTCGACATTTTGAATTCCTCGGATCGGGGCACGGAAAAGAACATTATCAATGATCTGGAGAAAGAAAAACCGGATTTGGCAGAAAAGGTCCGGTCCAATATGTTTGTGTTCGAAGATATCATTACCCTCGATTCCGCTTCCATTCAGAGAATTCTCCGGGAAGTGGACAGCAGGGATCTTGCCCTTGCCCTGAAGATTTCCTCTGAAGATGTGGCCAATTCCATTTATCAGAACCTTTCAAAGAGAGCAGCCCAGACACTGAGGGAAGATATCGAGTTTATGGGCCCGGTCCGGCTGGTGGAGGCGGAAGAGGCACAGCAGAAAATTGTTGCGCTCATACGTAAGCTGGATGAAACCAACGAGATTATCATTGCGCGAGGTGGCGAAAATGTTGTTGTCCCGTAG
- a CDS encoding FliH/SctL family protein codes for MLLSRRLIKSNQVNMEADSREIPLSPVREMSPADRETDDGGMACDSKWEEDLRQARSKAEEKLRDAEHEAEARIRRAEEQAGSIRKQARENGYQAGFQEGHKEGYQSGWKEADRKTREMQGQARALLSDAHRETRQYIARTREEIIQLAASMAKGMIRYSVDVREESIVEMVKNALHQAEERKQILIRCPAQYVSVLEENIGNFKKVCPNANFAILEDPSVKSPGCIIETEDQVMDLEIDRQLDNIVNALQDWKEGKG; via the coding sequence ATGTTGTTGTCCCGTAGGCTGATCAAAAGCAATCAGGTAAATATGGAGGCAGACAGCCGTGAGATCCCCCTGTCCCCTGTCAGGGAAATGAGCCCTGCAGACCGGGAAACGGACGACGGGGGGATGGCTTGTGACAGCAAATGGGAAGAGGATCTCAGGCAGGCCCGGAGCAAAGCGGAAGAAAAGCTCCGTGATGCGGAGCATGAGGCAGAGGCGCGGATTCGCCGGGCGGAAGAGCAGGCAGGGTCCATCCGGAAGCAAGCCAGGGAAAACGGGTATCAGGCCGGATTTCAGGAAGGCCATAAGGAAGGTTACCAGTCCGGCTGGAAGGAGGCTGATCGGAAGACCAGGGAGATGCAGGGGCAGGCAAGGGCTCTGCTGTCCGATGCCCATCGTGAAACCAGGCAGTATATCGCCAGGACGAGGGAAGAGATCATTCAACTGGCTGCCTCCATGGCGAAAGGCATGATCCGTTACAGCGTGGATGTCCGGGAAGAGAGCATTGTGGAAATGGTAAAAAACGCATTGCATCAGGCAGAAGAAAGAAAGCAGATCCTGATCCGGTGTCCTGCGCAATATGTTTCCGTGCTGGAGGAGAACATCGGGAATTTCAAAAAGGTATGCCCCAATGCCAATTTTGCCATTTTGGAGGATCCTTCCGTGAAAAGTCCAGGATGTATCATTGAAACGGAAGATCAGGTCATGGATCTTGAAATAGACAGGCAGCTGGACAACATCGTCAATGCCTTGCAGGATTGGAAAGAAGGGAAAGGGTAA
- the fliI gene encoding flagellar protein export ATPase FliI — protein MGFAFDFDRCRQFVENGNFYSTAGKVTQVIGLTIMVQGIKGFVGEVCRILLDGKGSAVMAEVVGFRDRQVLLMPLGDLKGVGSGCKVIPTGKALTIQAGEDLLGKVLNGLGEPMEEEERGIALSRESCPVDRTPPNPLKRNRITNIMPTGIRAIDGLLTCGEGQRIGIFSGSGVGKSTLLGMISRYCKADVNVIALIGERGREVRDFIEKDLGEDGLKKSVVVCVTSDQPALVRIKGAYVATTIAEYFRDRGKKVMLMMDSVTRFAMAKREVGLAIGEPPATKGYTPSVFAELPRLLERSGTSERGSITAFYTVLVDGDDMNEPISDAVRGILDGHIVLSRKLAGQNHFPAIDVQQSISRLAREITSANQDQMAGEIRNSLAVYEKSEDLINIGAYAKGSNPQIDRAIALNGPINDFLTQDVTERVEYNDTLQQMQEILKKGPGEGK, from the coding sequence ATGGGCTTTGCTTTCGATTTTGACCGCTGCAGGCAATTTGTTGAGAATGGAAACTTTTATTCCACAGCCGGAAAGGTGACCCAGGTGATTGGCCTGACCATCATGGTGCAGGGAATAAAGGGATTTGTTGGGGAGGTTTGCCGGATTTTGCTGGATGGGAAAGGCTCGGCGGTAATGGCAGAGGTGGTTGGGTTCCGGGACCGGCAGGTGCTGCTGATGCCGCTGGGGGATCTGAAAGGCGTCGGGTCGGGATGCAAGGTCATACCGACGGGCAAGGCACTTACCATCCAGGCAGGCGAGGACTTGCTGGGAAAGGTGCTCAACGGTCTGGGTGAGCCAATGGAAGAGGAGGAAAGGGGAATAGCGCTGTCCCGGGAGAGCTGCCCTGTGGACCGGACCCCTCCCAACCCCCTGAAAAGGAACCGGATTACCAATATCATGCCTACGGGAATCCGGGCAATCGACGGACTTCTGACGTGCGGGGAAGGCCAGAGAATCGGTATTTTTTCGGGCAGCGGCGTGGGCAAAAGCACTTTGCTTGGCATGATCAGCCGGTACTGTAAGGCAGACGTCAACGTCATCGCATTGATTGGAGAAAGAGGGCGTGAGGTACGCGATTTTATCGAAAAGGATCTGGGAGAAGATGGACTGAAGAAATCGGTTGTTGTGTGTGTCACATCCGATCAGCCTGCTTTGGTGCGAATCAAGGGAGCCTATGTGGCCACCACGATTGCGGAATACTTTCGTGACCGGGGGAAGAAGGTCATGCTGATGATGGATTCGGTGACCCGGTTTGCCATGGCCAAACGAGAGGTGGGCCTGGCCATAGGGGAACCTCCTGCCACCAAAGGGTATACTCCCTCCGTTTTTGCGGAGCTTCCCAGGCTTCTGGAGCGTTCCGGCACCTCCGAACGGGGCTCCATTACCGCTTTTTACACGGTGCTGGTGGATGGAGACGATATGAACGAGCCCATATCGGATGCCGTGCGCGGGATTCTGGACGGACATATCGTTTTGTCCAGAAAGCTGGCTGGTCAGAATCATTTTCCGGCGATTGATGTGCAGCAAAGCATCAGCCGTCTGGCCAGGGAGATTACTTCTGCAAATCAGGATCAAATGGCCGGGGAGATCCGCAATTCCCTGGCTGTTTATGAAAAGTCCGAGGACCTGATCAACATCGGTGCGTATGCGAAAGGGTCCAACCCGCAGATCGACCGTGCCATTGCATTGAATGGACCGATCAATGACTTTTTGACGCAGGATGTCACGGAAAGGGTGGAATACAACGATACCCTGCAGCAGATGCAGGAAATTCTGAAGAAAGGCCCGGGTGAAGGGAAATGA
- the fliJ gene encoding flagellar export protein FliJ, which produces MKAFQYSMESVLDYRRSVEEQEKQKYSQIWRELIRHKRTLRDYEEKLDAAVASRCTCTNHKVFEWKNLQQYILSLKKKVDMQRQLVAETEKAAEEKRRQLIHAQRDRKTIEKHKERAREKYDFDLQQAEQKITDELALYSYMRSDPGTESMKGGEWK; this is translated from the coding sequence ATGAAGGCGTTTCAGTATTCCATGGAAAGTGTGCTGGATTATCGAAGAAGTGTGGAAGAGCAGGAAAAGCAAAAATACTCGCAGATATGGAGAGAGCTGATCCGGCACAAAAGAACGCTGAGGGATTATGAAGAAAAACTGGATGCTGCGGTTGCTTCCCGGTGCACCTGCACAAATCACAAGGTTTTTGAGTGGAAAAATCTTCAGCAATATATCCTTTCTCTGAAGAAAAAGGTAGATATGCAAAGGCAATTGGTGGCGGAGACGGAAAAGGCAGCGGAAGAGAAACGCCGACAGCTGATTCATGCGCAGAGAGATCGGAAGACGATCGAAAAGCATAAGGAACGGGCCCGGGAGAAATACGATTTTGATCTGCAGCAGGCGGAGCAGAAAATTACGGATGAACTGGCCCTGTATTCCTATATGCGGAGTGACCCGGGGACAGAATCCATGAAAGGAGGGGAGTGGAAATGA
- a CDS encoding flagellar hook-length control protein FliK has product MKISSEKAMQPECVLNIGNRQKENGKGESPGFSDMIVRILAMLYRPQGESLSSDQASAGEGKGDGDPLLGSTGISETARMTDPQAFQAGLHSAAVQETGSWMDAGPQNTGEQEAVPAVVPQAETGQEGAALSDAGTQSAGTSGSLLTDIHVQGSGIPGSLAPNVGLDSAGMQAAGPLPDVGLQNTGVQEAGSSPDAADSAGDQEDAPAGTPQAEAGQEGIRSQDAGEQSTGISRNPLLDVRLQNTKVQGVGAGPLPDAGLQNTGVQEAGLPPDAGIHNAEIREAVPADAPQAEAGKKGSGLQSTAIQDSGIREASPPLDTDLQGAGMPGSLAPAVGLHSAEVQETEAGLPSDAGIHNAEIREAVPTDAPQAEAGKKGSGLQSTAIQDSGIREASPSLNADLQGAGVPDGGDVRSVPADVKMASGPDFLQVRKEDSSGILPGGIENVGLPDSSAPVMEPAREIARQTPSPSMGNPVWKEDLSVLMSAAPKNTLEEDINRKMDGKAGQAGNILEGSEASRTSFHPVIRNLEDIASRMTERVTMSRQENLSGLKVQLSPRELGEIEILVHMKDGHLSGTILVENSAAAEALEKQLPDLAGRLKEQNVRLQDVNISLQQNDAECGQGGENPFYRENRPVRRYFRRGIWKEEPICPETPSVSSRNAYLGWDTGFSLDRLI; this is encoded by the coding sequence ATGAAAATCAGCTCAGAAAAGGCAATGCAGCCGGAGTGTGTTCTGAATATCGGGAACCGGCAGAAAGAAAATGGGAAAGGGGAAAGTCCAGGTTTCTCAGATATGATTGTTCGGATTCTTGCCATGTTATACAGACCGCAGGGAGAATCCCTTTCTTCGGATCAGGCTTCCGCTGGTGAGGGGAAGGGGGATGGCGATCCGCTGTTGGGAAGCACCGGTATTTCTGAGACTGCCCGGATGACGGATCCGCAGGCTTTTCAGGCCGGACTGCACAGTGCAGCAGTACAGGAGACCGGCTCATGGATGGATGCCGGTCCGCAGAATACGGGAGAACAGGAAGCTGTTCCCGCTGTCGTGCCGCAGGCGGAGACAGGGCAGGAGGGAGCCGCTTTATCGGATGCCGGGACACAAAGCGCCGGGACATCAGGAAGCTTATTGACGGATATCCATGTACAAGGCAGCGGGATACCGGGGAGCCTGGCGCCGAATGTCGGCCTGGACAGTGCGGGGATGCAGGCAGCTGGCCCACTGCCGGATGTTGGCTTGCAGAATACGGGCGTACAGGAGGCTGGCTCGTCGCCGGATGCTGCTGACAGCGCGGGAGATCAGGAAGATGCCCCCGCCGGTACACCGCAGGCGGAGGCAGGACAGGAAGGTATCCGTTCGCAGGATGCCGGAGAACAAAGTACCGGGATATCAAGGAATCCTTTGTTGGATGTTCGTCTGCAGAATACGAAGGTACAGGGAGTGGGAGCTGGCCCACTGCCGGATGCTGGCTTGCAGAATACGGGCGTACAGGAGGCTGGTTTACCGCCGGATGCCGGCATTCACAATGCGGAAATAAGGGAAGCGGTTCCCGCGGATGCACCGCAGGCGGAGGCAGGGAAAAAAGGTTCCGGTTTACAGAGCACCGCAATACAGGATTCCGGGATCCGGGAAGCAAGTCCTCCATTGGATACTGACCTGCAGGGCGCCGGGATGCCGGGGAGCCTGGCGCCGGCTGTGGGCCTGCACAGTGCGGAGGTACAGGAGACGGAAGCTGGTTTACCGTCGGATGCCGGCATTCACAATGCGGAAATAAGGGAAGCGGTTCCCACGGATGCACCGCAGGCGGAGGCAGGGAAAAAAGGTTCCGGTTTACAGAGCACCGCAATACAGGATTCCGGGATCCGGGAAGCAAGCCCTTCATTGAATGCTGACTTGCAGGGCGCCGGGGTACCGGACGGCGGGGATGTGAGATCTGTCCCGGCTGATGTGAAGATGGCGTCGGGCCCGGATTTTTTACAGGTGCGGAAAGAAGACAGCAGCGGAATTCTCCCGGGAGGGATCGAAAACGTGGGGCTGCCGGATTCATCAGCCCCGGTGATGGAACCGGCAAGGGAAATTGCCCGGCAGACTCCGTCCCCCTCAATGGGAAATCCGGTTTGGAAGGAGGACCTCTCCGTTTTAATGTCAGCGGCGCCAAAAAACACCCTGGAAGAAGATATAAACAGGAAAATGGATGGAAAGGCAGGGCAGGCCGGAAACATTTTAGAAGGTTCGGAAGCCAGCAGGACTTCTTTCCACCCGGTCATCCGGAATCTGGAGGACATTGCGTCCCGGATGACGGAGAGGGTTACCATGAGCCGCCAGGAGAATTTGTCCGGCCTGAAGGTGCAGCTGAGCCCCAGGGAACTTGGGGAGATCGAAATACTGGTACACATGAAGGACGGGCATTTGTCCGGCACCATCCTGGTGGAAAATTCGGCTGCTGCGGAAGCACTGGAAAAACAGCTCCCGGATCTGGCGGGCCGGTTAAAGGAACAGAATGTCCGGCTTCAGGATGTAAACATCAGCCTGCAACAAAACGATGCGGAATGCGGCCAGGGAGGAGAGAACCCTTTTTACCGGGAAAACCGCCCCGTCCGCCGGTATTTCCGCAGAGGCATATGGAAAGAAGAACCGATCTGTCCGGAAACGCCATCCGTTTCGTCCCGAAATGCTTATCTGGGCTGGGACACGGGCTTTTCCCTGGATCGGCTGATCTAA
- a CDS encoding flagellar hook capping FlgD N-terminal domain-containing protein, with product MGISEIASQGVYAAASPGTAERTPDNKLGKDAFLQILAAQLRYQDPLGGGDNTQFIAQMAQFSTLEQIQNLNNTMTDMLSFQYLQFGSQLVGKNVTLNDGGQTVQGLVDKVRLTGGDIELVVNGTPYTMDQIEDIGVPGSEPEIPTGPSGSGEAEEA from the coding sequence ATGGGGATTTCAGAAATTGCTTCACAGGGAGTGTACGCAGCCGCGTCGCCTGGAACGGCGGAACGGACTCCCGATAATAAGCTGGGCAAGGATGCCTTCCTGCAGATCCTGGCTGCGCAGCTTCGTTATCAGGATCCGTTGGGCGGAGGGGACAATACGCAGTTTATAGCACAGATGGCACAGTTCAGTACTCTGGAGCAGATCCAGAATCTGAACAATACCATGACGGATATGCTTTCCTTTCAGTATCTTCAGTTTGGAAGCCAGCTTGTGGGAAAAAATGTTACCCTGAATGACGGAGGGCAGACGGTTCAGGGACTGGTGGACAAGGTGCGGCTGACCGGAGGGGATATCGAGCTTGTGGTGAATGGTACGCCCTATACCATGGATCAGATAGAAGATATCGGCGTTCCGGGATCGGAACCGGAAATTCCGACAGGTCCATCCGGCTCCGGGGAAGCGGAGGAAGCATAA
- a CDS encoding flagellar hook-basal body complex protein: MLRSMYSGVSGMKTNQTKMDVIGNNIANSTTTAFKAGRVQFRDLFSQSQARAQGPSAAGRGGVNPKQVGQGVSVSAIDTLFEGGSMQPTGRDLDLGIEGEGFFVVATDREGSKLRFTRDGAFYKDQDGFLVNAEGFRLLGDRFQSTELPDVDPSVREPLSIPNEIEGHKLDSFSIDESGLITGVYDDGSVYYLGSITLAKFENNGGLEKKGGNTYEESLNSGEPVYETAAAGGMGVVRQGCLESSNVDLANEFTDMIVTSRAYQANSRIITTSDEMLQELINLKR, encoded by the coding sequence ATGTTACGTTCCATGTATTCCGGTGTGTCCGGCATGAAGACCAACCAAACAAAAATGGATGTGATAGGAAATAACATCGCAAATTCAACCACAACGGCATTTAAGGCCGGCCGTGTTCAGTTCCGGGATCTGTTCAGTCAGTCGCAGGCACGTGCCCAGGGACCGTCGGCAGCGGGACGCGGAGGCGTGAACCCAAAGCAGGTCGGTCAGGGCGTTTCCGTGTCGGCGATTGACACCCTGTTTGAAGGGGGAAGCATGCAGCCTACCGGCCGGGATCTGGATCTGGGGATTGAAGGGGAAGGCTTTTTCGTCGTGGCAACGGACAGGGAAGGCAGCAAACTGCGATTTACCCGGGACGGCGCCTTTTATAAGGATCAGGACGGCTTTCTGGTTAATGCGGAAGGGTTTCGCCTTCTGGGCGATCGTTTTCAATCAACTGAACTGCCGGATGTCGATCCGTCCGTCCGGGAGCCTCTCAGTATACCAAACGAAATCGAAGGCCACAAACTGGATTCCTTTTCCATTGATGAATCCGGGCTGATCACCGGAGTTTATGACGATGGCTCCGTTTATTATCTCGGGTCCATTACCCTGGCAAAGTTTGAAAACAACGGAGGACTGGAAAAGAAGGGCGGGAACACCTATGAAGAAAGCCTCAATTCCGGAGAACCGGTGTATGAAACCGCCGCGGCAGGTGGTATGGGGGTCGTCCGGCAGGGCTGCCTGGAATCGTCCAATGTGGATCTTGCCAACGAGTTTACCGACATGATTGTTACCAGCAGAGCCTATCAGGCCAATTCCCGGATCATCACGACTTCGGATGAAATGCTGCAGGAGCTGATCAATCTGAAAAGATAG
- a CDS encoding flagellar FlbD family protein, which yields MIELTTLKGNLFYLNPEKIEQVEELHDTIITLTGGKRIRVMESANEVSGKVMAYRKEINRVEWEGSE from the coding sequence ATGATTGAACTGACAACGCTGAAGGGAAACCTGTTCTATCTGAATCCGGAAAAGATTGAACAGGTTGAGGAACTGCATGATACGATCATTACCCTGACAGGCGGGAAAAGGATAAGGGTCATGGAAAGTGCCAATGAGGTATCGGGAAAGGTAATGGCGTATCGAAAGGAAATCAATCGGGTGGAGTGGGAGGGGTCGGAATGA
- a CDS encoding motility protein A: MKKNLVPVLALTIGMILIVLAISMDGGTFIMFWSVTSVLITFFGSLAAVLISYPFQYVRSIPVILRKVVSEPSNLKENYVSYFSDLSRKARREGLLSLEDDAADLDDPFLKRGLQMAIDGMEQDTIRDIMEMEIDSLEERHKPGENIFRTWGELAPAFGMLGTLIGLIIMLSGLDDPSRIGAGMATALITTFYGSLLANLIFIPIANNLKSQTEIESFQMEMIIDGVLAIQSGANPRIVEEKLSAYLSPKERQEWQEKAEREDNSEAVSGHA; the protein is encoded by the coding sequence ATGAAAAAGAATCTGGTTCCGGTTCTTGCCTTGACAATCGGCATGATTTTGATTGTTCTGGCAATTTCCATGGACGGCGGAACCTTTATAATGTTCTGGAGTGTTACGTCCGTTCTGATTACGTTTTTTGGTTCCCTGGCGGCGGTTCTGATCAGTTATCCTTTTCAGTACGTGAGATCCATACCGGTTATTCTCAGGAAAGTCGTGAGCGAGCCATCCAATTTGAAGGAGAACTATGTTTCCTATTTCTCTGACCTTTCCAGAAAAGCACGGCGGGAAGGCCTGTTGTCTCTGGAAGATGACGCGGCGGATCTGGACGACCCCTTTTTGAAGAGGGGACTGCAAATGGCGATTGACGGCATGGAGCAGGATACCATCCGGGATATTATGGAAATGGAAATTGATTCCCTGGAGGAAAGGCATAAGCCGGGAGAAAATATTTTCCGGACCTGGGGGGAGCTGGCGCCTGCTTTTGGCATGTTGGGCACCCTGATCGGCCTTATCATCATGCTCAGCGGCCTGGATGATCCGTCCCGTATCGGTGCGGGAATGGCGACTGCCCTGATTACCACCTTTTATGGATCCCTGCTGGCCAATCTGATCTTTATTCCCATTGCAAACAATCTGAAATCCCAGACGGAGATCGAGTCATTTCAGATGGAAATGATCATTGACGGAGTACTGGCAATTCAGTCGGGAGCCAATCCCCGGATTGTAGAGGAAAAGCTGTCCGCTTATTTATCGCCGAAGGAGCGGCAGGAATGGCAGGAAAAAGCGGAAAGGGAAGACAACTCGGAGGCGGTGTCCGGACATGCGTAG
- a CDS encoding OmpA family protein, with translation MRRRRRRESEGGGAGWLTTYSDMATLLLTFFILLFTYSNVDAQKFRALSSSLQFSLNGSAGGGSILEGNPPANSIKAVVPGSKGSSGEAEGYTPEPSGGKTMRSREIQGIYRTVHGFVEKEGLSADVKLRTDRRGVIIDINESILFDRGKTELKPDSLVILNKLTKLIRSFDNNIIVEGHTDDVPMHRAPFPSNWELSVIRATTVVRYFAEEKHIDPRRLSAAGYGEYRPVVPNDSEKNRARNRRVNMLIVASMEGGTEDGEGSRHR, from the coding sequence ATGCGTAGGAGAAGGCGGAGAGAGTCCGAAGGCGGAGGAGCGGGTTGGCTGACAACCTATTCGGATATGGCCACACTTCTGCTGACTTTCTTTATTCTGCTGTTTACGTACTCCAATGTGGATGCGCAGAAGTTCAGGGCGTTATCCTCTTCCCTGCAGTTTTCCCTGAACGGTTCCGCCGGAGGAGGTTCCATACTGGAAGGCAATCCGCCTGCCAACTCCATTAAAGCTGTTGTGCCGGGTTCAAAAGGTTCGTCGGGAGAGGCAGAGGGGTATACGCCGGAGCCATCCGGGGGGAAAACCATGCGAAGCAGGGAGATCCAGGGGATCTATCGGACCGTCCATGGTTTTGTGGAAAAGGAAGGCCTGTCCGCGGATGTGAAGCTGCGGACAGATCGAAGAGGCGTGATCATTGATATTAATGAAAGCATCCTTTTTGACAGAGGGAAAACGGAGCTGAAGCCGGACAGTCTGGTGATACTGAATAAGCTCACCAAATTGATCCGCTCCTTTGACAACAATATCATTGTGGAAGGGCACACCGATGATGTGCCCATGCACAGGGCCCCGTTTCCGTCGAACTGGGAGCTTTCCGTCATCCGGGCGACCACAGTGGTGCGTTATTTCGCGGAGGAAAAACACATTGATCCGCGCAGATTGTCTGCGGCAGGCTATGGGGAATACCGGCCCGTTGTCCCCAACGATTCCGAAAAGAACCGTGCCCGGAACCGCAGGGTCAATATGCTGATCGTAGCATCAATGGAAGGAGGTACTGAAGATGGCGAAGGAAGCAGGCACAGGTAA